From Variimorphobacter saccharofermentans, one genomic window encodes:
- a CDS encoding RrF2 family transcriptional regulator, which translates to MKLSTKGRYGLRAAVDLAVHADEDTVALSQIAERQGISMNYLEQLIAKLKKDGIVKSVRGAQGGYMLALPAEDISVGDILRALEGDLNPVDCSEIVGDNSCRNSDSCVTKYVWKRISDSINDAVDGIKLSELVAESKRVQAEASTTDTKAKQTCGL; encoded by the coding sequence ATGAAATTATCTACAAAGGGAAGATATGGATTACGAGCAGCAGTAGATCTGGCTGTGCATGCTGATGAAGACACTGTAGCGTTAAGTCAGATTGCTGAGCGCCAGGGAATATCGATGAACTACCTGGAGCAATTAATAGCGAAGCTGAAAAAGGATGGAATCGTGAAAAGCGTTCGGGGCGCTCAGGGTGGATATATGCTGGCATTACCGGCTGAAGATATTTCAGTAGGTGATATTCTCAGAGCATTAGAAGGGGATTTGAATCCGGTGGATTGCTCCGAGATTGTTGGAGATAACAGCTGTCGTAACTCTGATTCCTGTGTAACAAAATATGTATGGAAGCGTATTAGTGATAGTATAAATGATGCAGTAGATGGAATAAAACTTTCCGAACTGGTGGCTGAAAGTAAAAGAGTTCAGGCCGAAGCAAGCACCACCGACACTAAAGCAAAGCAAACATGTGGTTTATAA
- the nifS gene encoding cysteine desulfurase NifS, with product MENKIYLDNAATTKTRPEVVEAMLPYFTELYGNPSSVYEFANQNKKAVDEARKIIANALGADISEIYFTAGGSESDNWALKAAVDAYADKGNHIITSKIEHHAILHTCEYLEKHGVEVTYVDVDENGIIKLDQLEKAIRPTTILISVMFANNEIGTIQPIKEIGEIAKKHKIPFHTDAVQAFGHLDINVNDLGIDMLSASAHKLNGPKGIGFLYIRKGIKIRSLIHGGGQERQRRAGTENVPGIVGFGKAVELAMATMKERTEKEIKLRNLLMKRVLEEVPFVRVNGDKVKRLPNNVNFSFQFIEGESLLIMLDMNRICASSGSACTSGSLDPSHVLLAIGLPHEIAHGSLRLTLSEENTEEEINYTVDKIKEIVDKLRKMSPLYEDFIKKR from the coding sequence ATGGAGAATAAAATATACCTAGATAATGCAGCAACGACGAAAACCAGGCCGGAGGTTGTGGAAGCAATGCTTCCTTACTTTACTGAATTATATGGGAATCCATCCAGTGTATATGAATTTGCAAACCAAAATAAAAAGGCTGTTGATGAAGCAAGAAAAATCATTGCAAATGCACTTGGAGCTGATATTTCAGAAATTTACTTTACAGCCGGTGGTTCAGAATCGGATAATTGGGCACTAAAGGCAGCGGTAGATGCATATGCAGACAAGGGAAATCATATCATAACTTCAAAAATTGAGCATCATGCAATCCTTCATACATGTGAATACTTGGAAAAGCATGGCGTAGAAGTGACCTATGTTGATGTAGATGAGAACGGAATTATTAAACTGGATCAATTAGAGAAGGCGATACGCCCCACTACAATACTAATATCCGTTATGTTTGCTAATAATGAGATTGGTACCATTCAACCGATTAAGGAAATCGGAGAAATTGCCAAAAAGCACAAGATTCCATTTCATACAGACGCCGTACAAGCATTTGGACATTTGGATATCAATGTGAATGATTTAGGTATTGATATGCTGAGTGCAAGTGCGCATAAGCTGAACGGCCCTAAGGGAATTGGTTTCCTTTATATCAGAAAGGGAATTAAAATCCGTTCACTGATTCATGGTGGTGGACAGGAACGACAAAGAAGAGCAGGAACGGAAAATGTACCAGGTATCGTAGGATTTGGTAAAGCGGTAGAATTAGCTATGGCAACAATGAAAGAACGGACGGAAAAAGAAATCAAACTACGCAATTTACTGATGAAACGAGTATTAGAGGAGGTTCCATTCGTTCGGGTAAATGGAGATAAGGTCAAGAGACTTCCGAATAATGTGAACTTTAGTTTTCAATTTATAGAAGGAGAATCCTTGCTAATCATGCTGGATATGAACAGGATATGTGCTTCCAGTGGATCCGCATGTACTTCCGGTTCCTTAGATCCTTCCCATGTATTATTAGCCATCGGACTCCCTCATGAGATCGCCCATGGATCCTTACGATTAACTCTGAGCGAGGAGAATACGGAGGAAGAGATTAATTATACAGTGGATAAGATTAAGGAGATTGTAGATAAACTTCGTAAAATGTCTCCGCTTTATGAGGATTTTATTAAAAAGAGATAG
- the nifU gene encoding Fe-S cluster assembly scaffold protein NifU, with product MYTQKVMDHFTNPRNVGEIENASGVGTVGNAKCGDIMRIYLDIDDNGIINDVKFKTFGCGAAVATSSMATELVKGKSVNEALKVTNKAVMEALDGLPPVKVHCSLLAEEAIHAALWDYAEKKGIQIEGLEKPKSDIHEGEEQIEY from the coding sequence ATGTATACACAGAAAGTAATGGATCATTTTACTAACCCAAGAAATGTTGGTGAAATAGAAAATGCCAGTGGCGTTGGTACAGTTGGAAACGCAAAATGTGGAGATATCATGCGTATCTATTTAGATATAGATGACAATGGTATTATCAATGATGTGAAATTTAAAACCTTTGGTTGTGGCGCAGCAGTTGCTACCAGCAGTATGGCTACAGAGCTTGTGAAAGGTAAAAGTGTTAATGAGGCATTAAAGGTTACCAATAAAGCAGTAATGGAAGCACTTGATGGCTTGCCTCCGGTAAAGGTTCACTGCTCCTTATTAGCAGAAGAAGCGATTCATGCAGCACTCTGGGATTATGCTGAGAAGAAGGGAATACAGATAGAAGGATTAGAGAAGCCAAAGTCAGATATTCATGAAGGAGAAGAACAGATTGAATATTAA
- the mnmA gene encoding tRNA 2-thiouridine(34) synthase MnmA: MEKVVVGMSGGVDSSVAAYLLKEQGYDVIGVTMQIWQDEDVCKMEENGGCCGLSAVEDARRVASVLDIPYYVMNFKQEFRRDVIDYFVSEYLQARTPNPCIACNRYVKWEALLKRSLDIGASYIATGHYASIAKLPNGRYAIKKSVTQAKDQTYALYNLTQYQLAHTLMPVGEYSKDEIRAIANELKLPVANKPDSQEICFVSDNNYAEFISNYLLENEKTADNKNTDSKFGANPSVTGFEPGNYINTAGEIIGRHRGLVHYTVGQRKGLGLAMGQPVFVLELRPETNEVVIGNSNEVFSDSLKANRLNFMAIEDLDGEMEVEAKIRYSHKGAPCKIKKTAEDELLCTFDEPQRAITPGQAVVFYQGDYVVGGGTIIR; encoded by the coding sequence ATGGAAAAAGTAGTAGTAGGGATGTCTGGTGGAGTGGATTCCTCTGTAGCAGCATACCTTTTAAAAGAACAGGGATATGATGTAATCGGAGTTACCATGCAGATATGGCAGGATGAGGATGTCTGCAAGATGGAAGAAAACGGAGGCTGTTGTGGACTTTCAGCGGTTGAGGATGCCAGACGGGTTGCTTCTGTACTGGATATTCCGTATTATGTTATGAATTTCAAGCAGGAATTTCGAAGAGATGTTATCGATTATTTTGTATCGGAATATCTTCAGGCTAGAACGCCAAATCCTTGTATTGCCTGTAACCGCTATGTGAAATGGGAAGCATTATTAAAGAGATCCCTAGATATTGGAGCTTCCTATATTGCGACGGGTCATTACGCGAGCATCGCAAAGCTGCCAAATGGCAGATATGCCATTAAAAAATCAGTAACACAGGCTAAGGATCAGACCTATGCTTTATATAATCTGACGCAGTATCAACTCGCCCATACCTTAATGCCGGTAGGTGAGTACTCAAAGGACGAAATCAGAGCTATCGCAAATGAGTTAAAGCTGCCTGTGGCGAACAAGCCTGATAGTCAAGAGATTTGTTTTGTATCAGATAATAATTATGCCGAATTTATCTCAAATTATCTTTTAGAAAATGAGAAAACAGCAGATAATAAGAATACAGATTCAAAATTCGGTGCGAACCCCTCGGTAACCGGCTTTGAACCAGGTAATTATATTAATACTGCAGGAGAGATCATTGGAAGACATCGGGGCTTGGTTCACTATACGGTGGGTCAAAGAAAGGGCCTGGGTCTTGCTATGGGACAACCCGTATTCGTACTAGAGCTTCGACCTGAGACCAATGAGGTTGTAATCGGAAATTCAAACGAGGTATTTTCCGATAGCCTCAAAGCGAATCGTTTGAATTTTATGGCAATAGAAGATTTGGATGGAGAAATGGAAGTAGAAGCAAAGATACGGTACAGCCATAAGGGCGCACCTTGTAAGATTAAGAAGACCGCAGAGGATGAGCTTCTGTGTACCTTTGATGAGCCGCAACGAGCAATCACTCCAGGACAGGCGGTAGTATTCTATCAGGGAGATTATGTTGTCGGAGGCGGAACCATCATTCGATAA